A window of Rhizoctonia solani chromosome 5, complete sequence genomic DNA:
GCTTGGTGTATGCGCCTCAAACTTGCTGCTAATTTGCAATTACTTGGATAGGCTGGTCTGGCGGCCAGGTCGGAAAGGCAGAGGGTTGCTGTGTACAAGCAATTACTTTCTTTCACGGACGGGCGTGTTTGGCTCTTTTCTGGGCCAGAGTTTGGCTCCTTGCTTCGGTGCTTGTGGCATGGGGCGGGAGCGGGAGGGGCAGCTGTAACATGGGATGACTTTGCTGGAGTAACACGCGCGCGCGTTTTACTCTAAGAGATGCTCCGGTCCTTTGCGTTTTTCCTTCCTTAATTTTTGATTAATTCGTTATAAATGATACATTTGTAAGTGCAAGTGAAATCATAAATGCAGCTAAATCGCAGTGTGCCCCAGAGCCAAAATTCATCTAAACTCCATTGGAGCCTAGAAATTAAACACTTTCGCGAACATGCTAGTGGAAGTTCTACTCATATAACCGAGTCTGATTCCGAAATTGTTACTACATATATATGGGCTTTTCGCGGTGAATCAGCATGAGTCGAGTACCAACTGAGTTTTGTACTCGATTTTAACTACCCACCTCTTTTTTGTTAGTCCGTTTTTATTAGAAGTGCAtacaaacaaggcaaactgCCCGACAGATTGAAACTAGAGAATGCATGCTACAGAGTGAACTTCTTCCACGAAAAGGTTGAGGGTCCGTACGTGCTCGGGAGCGCCCAGTCCTCAGTGCTGCATGCGCCGAGTCTTATTCGGCTAGTATTTATGGCATTTTGAGAGATTGATGATCGCTTACTGccctaaactaagtaaagcGCATGGCGACCAAGTGTACTATAGGGAAGTATGAGACTCCATGAGCGGAGAACTGTGGGCGCTCCTGGTCGTGGGCACTTTTAGCTGGTCGTGGGCACTTTTAGTAGAGGATCTCCCAACTCTCGAAAGGCGTGGCGAGCGAAAGAGgcaagagagaaaaaaaacaTACATTGTATTTTTATTCCTCGGTCGCACACAACTTGAAGTCCACTCTTTCCTTCGTATCGACGAACGTTCCGGAAACAGCCTTCTTTCTTGCGACCCAATTATTCAATCGATATTCAATTCGGACGATCTCCGCCACTCTGCGGTTGTGGGAGGTTCTCCAAACCGTGATCTGGGCCTCGTCTCCTATTACGACTTCATGTAAGCCTAGCATTTTTGTGTTTGCTTGTGCACATGTACGATTCCCTTGATGCATGTCCTAGCACGTGCAAGATATATATAAGCCAATCATCTTTGTGTCTAATCATGGGCAATTTGGTAATGacggaaaatcgcttggtcGAACTGATGAGTAGCGCATATTTGAAATCGAGTGGCAAGTGGTTTGATTGTTTATAGTTATTGCAACGGCAGGGAATAAAAGGCTCGAGTAACGAGTCGCCCAGCAAATTAATACGAAGAAAAGGCGCGGAACATAATCTTTCCAAACGCAGCTTAGCTAGATAGGTAATACTACGATTGATGACATCGAGAGCCACAGCAAAAATGACGTGCGGCATATaggaacaaatcattgaggGCAAGGCCAAAAATAAGGCAGAGAGCCTCTTGCCAGCTTGGCAAGGTCAACTGGCTAGGCATGCGACAATATTTCACGCAACAGAGGAGCTAACTATACAGTGTGGTGTTAAAATGAGAAATAAGACCTTTCaagcccccccccccaataTATACCCAGGTGAGCCGCAAATCGAGACACCAATCTCTTAGCGAGATATTTCCGGCCGTTTCCATATGTGTATGAGATGGCACGTGGCCAGTGTACATCGCTGTTGTGCCGAGAACAAACCCTACCGTCGTTAGCCCAACTACTTAGTTTCGTATTGCCTCGTCCAAGTCTGTCCCGACACAACCATACTTTCGATACTGTGAGAGCTAGGTGGCTCATTATCAAGACACACAGACGACTAAGTGTGTGACTGTCCTGCCAAAAAATGTTTCATATCGTTTCAATACCTGGTCCACCACCGACTGGTTGTTGCACATGTGGACGAAGGTCTGTCAACACTTATACACGTGCTCGCCTTTTTTGACTCGCATCGTATTTCACCAGGCACAAAAAATGCGACATGTCTAGACCGTGTTGCGATAGGTGCTTGAAGGGTGGCCACGAATGTCTGTGGTATGAGGAGGACCAACCTCGGGTTAGGATACGTCAGAATTATCCCGATATACCCGACTCTGCACCTATTCGTGCAGAAGGTTCTCTATCGAAGGTGAGTCCAAAACCCCATGGCTCCGGCTTCCGCTCTCGAGTTTACAACTGTTCATGATTTTAAGGCCCTTGATTGTCTTTCGGCTGGACTGCCTGAAGACCGAATAGACCGAACCAGTACAACGACGGAAGGTGTCACACGatcctatattgtagatgcAGGGCAACCGTGCACGACGAGTGGACACACCTTGCCTGCGCGTGATAACCCTTCGGAAGATCTCGTCCACCTATGGTCACAGAGTCAAAGTCGATCGATCGTATACTCATCATCAAGAACTTATCAATCTGATACCACGAGATGCTCTTTTGATACAATTTCCGGATCAAAAAGTTCTAAAAATAATCCGGCTAAAGAGAATGTTTATGTTTACCGATCGATTATTCCCTCGGTCGATGGAGCTCAAGCTACCAGAGAGAGTTACTTTGCACTTATTGCCAACGAGTGTGAGTAAAGCTCCCGTGTTGGATGTACCTTTCGCAGTTACAATTTGACAGACATTTATAGTGTCCTCAGTTTCCGGTTTATGGCCCCCTCGCCCACCATTCGTACCTCCGTAGCGGTTCGTGTGAGGGGCAGCAGAGCAACGCGAGCCATGTACTTAGGGACGATGATTCTCCAGGGGCTCAACCATGACTTCCGGACCCATGATACTCCACTCAAGAAATACCTTGACTGGATCAATGAGTTTGAACGACGGTTCATTACTAATTTTGGTCGTAGTTCGCGGCTGGAAGACGTGGGGGACTGCCTCGCGGCCCATATCGAGGTAAACGGTTCATCTAGCTAGTAATCTTGCAGATTTAATAATATAATCGATTAGCTAGCGGTTCTAAgattcttcctcagagaTAGTGCTTCGGCATATAGTTTGTTTCGAGCCGGGCTGTCTAAGTTCTTTCTACTCATCGCAGCTGACTCAGGCCTGTTGTCTGAGCAACCAAATGGCAATTTGACCGTTTCCTTTCCCCGTGTACTTGGTTCACCTCGGTACGAGCTCTCACGATTCGTTTTATACGACACAATCCTGTCGTTTTTACTCGGAGTGCCACCCTTGTTAGAGTATGGGTATGAGGGTACATGTGAGAGTGATGGGTTCGAGTGGATCCACGGGATTCCGTTTGCACTCTTTCAAATCATTGCACAAGTTAATTCATGGAGAGCTGGCTCTAAAGTACCCCTTGATgattggcaaaccctagaGCAGCGTGTTTTGACCTGGAGGCCATCCCATGCAATGTTAAACGAATGTTCTGCTTCGGAGGACGCCAACATCGAACGAGCTACGGTGCAAGAGGGATGGAGGCATGTCCTActaatttatatatatatggtGCGTTCTTGAATCCTATCACCTCTCCCCAGAAGCCGATGAAGAATGATAGGGTATATGCGGGGTATCGTCATATGATCCACGTGTACAAGCGTCGGTGGATAGGATATTTCAGCTTGCAGAAACTGTGCATAAATCACGATTTAGTATACACATGCTACCTCACTGTGTTGTTGTGAGTTTGATATTCGCACTTTGGCCCATTTACTAAGTCGTTTTGTGGAGGCTGGTATAGCGGCACGGCTGGAAAGACACCGAGTTGCTGTGTACGAAACACTACTTTCGTTCACGGATGCACGACCCTGGCTCCTTGGCGGGCCACGATTTAGCCAGTTTCTCTATCACTTGTGGCATGGTGCGGGCGAAGGAGGAAGAGCTATCACATGGAACGACTATGTTCAGTCGAGGCATGAAACTAATCCTTTGTGAAGTAATCTGTTGCTTGACGCCCTCCACGTGACGACTACGAAACAATCGTGACCTTCAACGATATTATGATAGGAGTGGTGGCGGACCTGCGACACATAATCCCAAAGGGTTCGTGGCAGTCATAGATTTAAGCAGCATATCATTGTTTTTGATCAGCAATATTGTAGTAATTGTATATGATAAACAAAAAGCTATCACTGCTCACTTCGAACATACACGCATATCGAATCCCAAGACTTCCCAGCTTGACCCATAAATATTCGTGTCTACTAGCTATACATTTCC
This region includes:
- a CDS encoding Fungal Zn(2)-Cys(6) binuclear cluster domain — encoded protein: MAPASALEFTTVHDFKALDCLSAGLPEDRIDRTSTTTEGVTRSYIVDAGQPCTTSGHTLPARDNPSEDLVHLWSQSQSRSIVYSSSRTYQSDTTRCSFDTISGSKSSKNNPAKENVYVYRSIIPSVDGAQATRESYFALIANEYIYSVLSFRFMAPSPTIRTSVAGLNHDFRTHDTPLKKYLDWINEFERRFITNFGRSSRLEDVGDCLAAHIELAVLRFFLRDSASAYSLLSEQPNGNLTVSFPRVLGSPRYELSRFVLYDTILSFLLGVPPLLEYGYEGTCESDGFEWIHGIPFALFQIIAQVNSWRAGSKVPLDDWQTLEQRVLTWRPSHAMLNECSASEDANIERATAGIAARLERHRVAVYETLLSFTDARPWLLGGPRFSQFLYHLWHGAGEGGRAITWNDYVQSRHETNPL